One stretch of Terriglobia bacterium DNA includes these proteins:
- a CDS encoding DinB family protein gives MESLDSFRHLFKYDHWANQESLRSISSLSTTNERALKIAGHIVGAQRVWLGRLEAPGGAPPAPWPFMTLEETCAAFSELHERWNLFLSSLGPERLDEDIVHRNTKGAEFRVPIRDILMQLVLHGAYHRGQIAAEIRGAGGNPSATDYIVYVRRHGN, from the coding sequence ATGGAGTCCCTGGACTCATTCCGACATCTGTTCAAGTATGACCACTGGGCCAACCAGGAATCTCTCCGCAGCATCTCCAGCCTCAGCACGACCAATGAACGGGCGCTCAAAATTGCCGGGCATATTGTTGGAGCGCAGCGCGTCTGGCTGGGGCGCTTGGAAGCGCCCGGCGGTGCCCCTCCTGCGCCATGGCCGTTCATGACTCTGGAAGAAACGTGCGCGGCTTTCAGCGAGCTGCACGAGCGTTGGAATTTGTTCCTTAGCAGTCTGGGACCTGAACGCCTGGATGAAGATATTGTCCACCGCAACACCAAGGGGGCTGAATTTCGTGTCCCGATTCGGGACATCCTGATGCAATTGGTGCTGCACGGCGCCTACCACCGTGGGCAAATTGCCGCAGAAATCCGGGGAGCGGGCGGGAACCCGTCCGCAACCGATTACATCGTCTATGTCCGCCGGCACGGAAATTAA